The following proteins are co-located in the Solanum pennellii chromosome 8, SPENNV200 genome:
- the LOC114073949 gene encoding cytochrome P450 71D7-like, with protein MEPLKELFLAAFTLSIVFLTILWYKLASHEEELRLPPGPRGLPIVGFLPFLPTNLHHQLTKLSQQYGPIYKFWLGSKLCVVLNAPSLAKEVVRDQDSVFANRDPPIAGLVGTYGGLDIGFSPCGSYWREMRKLFV; from the coding sequence ATGGAACCTTTAAAGGAACTTTTTCTAGCAGCTTTCACTCTTTCAATTGTATTCCTTACAATTCTGTGGTACAAATTGGCATCACACGAGGAAGAATTGAGGTTGCCACCAGGACCTCGTGGTCTTCCGATTGTGGGATTCTTACCATTTCTCCCGACCAATTTGCATCACCAGCTCACGAAGTTGTCGCAACAATATGGTCCAATTTACAAGTTTTGGCTAGGAAGCAAACTATGTGTTGTGTTGAATGCACCATCCTTAGCCAAAGAAGTTGTTCGTGATCAAGATTCCGTTTTTGCTAACCGTGACCCTCCAATTGCAGGATTAGTAGGTACTTATGGTGGACTAGATATTGGATTTTCCCCTTGTGGCTCCTACTGGCGTGAGATGCGCAAACTGTTCGTATAG
- the LOC107028399 gene encoding geraniol 8-hydroxylase-like isoform X1 produces the protein MLINRNLEACYSLRRHEVRKTIRNVRTKIGNPVDIGELAFLTEMNVVISIIFGSKFVEEMEKRSKDGTEFRELVVKYGQVMGKPNISDFFPVLARFDLQGIQKVMGKPNISDFHPAISECVKMLSDRREGEIQRNEKKHLIQILLELMEQKDIGISQDLVKIKAILVDIAIGGTDTTITMVEWVMSELLNNPEIMSKVQQELKHVVGMNNIVEESHLPNLHYLDAVLKETLRLHPALPFLLPKRPSQSAIVGGYKIPEGTKVFLNVYAIHRDPQVWESPLEFQPERFLSPSTNLDYAGNNMKYLPFGSGRRICAGIPLAEKMLMFIFASLLHSFHWKLPEGENVDILEEFGLTLKKSERRVEAISVKPRNCKDLDTIFPTGFSIYNIRVRIMMLVGHFLSLVRSSNQLLSLLHYC, from the exons ATGCTAATCAACAGGAACCTTGAGGCCTGTTATAGCCTTCGGAGACACGAGGTCAGAAAGACAATCAGAAATGTGCGTACCAAGATTGGTAACCCTGTTGACATTGGTGAATTGGCCTTTCTAACTGAAATGAATGTAGTCATTAGTATTATCTTTGGCAGCAAATTTGTCGAGGAGATGGAGAAGCGTAGTAAAGATGGAACTGAATTCAGGGAATTGGTGGTGAAATATGGTCAAGTGATGGGAAAGCCTAACATATCAGACTTCTTCCCTGTGCTTGCCAGGTTTGACTTACAAGGAATACAGAAAGTGATGGGAAAGCCTAACATATCAGACTTCCACCCTGCCATAAGTGAATGTGTCAAGATGCTTTCGGACCGACGAGAGGGTGAAATCCAGAGGAATGAGAAGAAACATCTTATACAGATCCTGTTAGAGCTAATGGAACAGAAAGACATTGGTATATCACAGGACTTAGTGAAAATTAAGGCCATCTTGGTG GACATTGCGATTGGTGGGACTGACACTACAATCACGATGGTTGAGTGGGTAATGTCTGAGCTTCTGAATAATCCGGAGATAATGTCAAAGGTGCAGCAGGAATTGAAACATGTTGTAGGGATGAATAACATTGTTGAGGAATCCCATTTACCAAATCTGCATTATCTTGATGCTGTTTTAAAGGAGACGTTACGTTTACACCCTGCATTACCATTTCTTCTCCCAAAGCGCCCGAGCCAATCTGCAATAGTAGGTGGATACAAAATACCAGAAGGAACTAAAGTATTCTTGAATGTTTATGCAATTCATAGGGATCCTCAAGTGTGGGAAAGTCCACTAGAGTTCCAACCTGAAAGGTTCTTGAGTCCCTCGACAAATTTAGACTATGCTGGAAATAATATGAAGTACCTTCCATTTGGATCAGGGAGAAGAATTTGTGCTGGAATTCCTTTAGCAGAGAAAATGCTTATGTTTATATTTGCTTCATTGCTTCATTCCTTTCACTGGAAACTCCCTGAGGGAGAAAACGTTGATATTTTGGAGGAATTTGGACTCACCCTCAAGAAAAGTGAGAGGCGAGTTGAAGCTATATCAGTAAAACCAAGAAACTGTAAGGACCTTGACACGATTTTTCCCACAGGTTTTAGTATTTATAATATCAGAGTACGTATAATGATGTTGGTTGGTCACTTTCTTTCACTTGTTCGAAGTTCAAACCAGTTGTTGTCACTACTGCATTATTGCTGA
- the LOC107028399 gene encoding flavonoid 3',5'-hydroxylase-like isoform X2 — MEKRSKDGTEFRELVVKYGQVMGKPNISDFFPVLARFDLQGIQKVMGKPNISDFHPAISECVKMLSDRREGEIQRNEKKHLIQILLELMEQKDIGISQDLVKIKAILVDIAIGGTDTTITMVEWVMSELLNNPEIMSKVQQELKHVVGMNNIVEESHLPNLHYLDAVLKETLRLHPALPFLLPKRPSQSAIVGGYKIPEGTKVFLNVYAIHRDPQVWESPLEFQPERFLSPSTNLDYAGNNMKYLPFGSGRRICAGIPLAEKMLMFIFASLLHSFHWKLPEGENVDILEEFGLTLKKSERRVEAISVKPRNCKDLDTIFPTGFSIYNIRVRIMMLVGHFLSLVRSSNQLLSLLHYC, encoded by the exons ATGGAGAAGCGTAGTAAAGATGGAACTGAATTCAGGGAATTGGTGGTGAAATATGGTCAAGTGATGGGAAAGCCTAACATATCAGACTTCTTCCCTGTGCTTGCCAGGTTTGACTTACAAGGAATACAGAAAGTGATGGGAAAGCCTAACATATCAGACTTCCACCCTGCCATAAGTGAATGTGTCAAGATGCTTTCGGACCGACGAGAGGGTGAAATCCAGAGGAATGAGAAGAAACATCTTATACAGATCCTGTTAGAGCTAATGGAACAGAAAGACATTGGTATATCACAGGACTTAGTGAAAATTAAGGCCATCTTGGTG GACATTGCGATTGGTGGGACTGACACTACAATCACGATGGTTGAGTGGGTAATGTCTGAGCTTCTGAATAATCCGGAGATAATGTCAAAGGTGCAGCAGGAATTGAAACATGTTGTAGGGATGAATAACATTGTTGAGGAATCCCATTTACCAAATCTGCATTATCTTGATGCTGTTTTAAAGGAGACGTTACGTTTACACCCTGCATTACCATTTCTTCTCCCAAAGCGCCCGAGCCAATCTGCAATAGTAGGTGGATACAAAATACCAGAAGGAACTAAAGTATTCTTGAATGTTTATGCAATTCATAGGGATCCTCAAGTGTGGGAAAGTCCACTAGAGTTCCAACCTGAAAGGTTCTTGAGTCCCTCGACAAATTTAGACTATGCTGGAAATAATATGAAGTACCTTCCATTTGGATCAGGGAGAAGAATTTGTGCTGGAATTCCTTTAGCAGAGAAAATGCTTATGTTTATATTTGCTTCATTGCTTCATTCCTTTCACTGGAAACTCCCTGAGGGAGAAAACGTTGATATTTTGGAGGAATTTGGACTCACCCTCAAGAAAAGTGAGAGGCGAGTTGAAGCTATATCAGTAAAACCAAGAAACTGTAAGGACCTTGACACGATTTTTCCCACAGGTTTTAGTATTTATAATATCAGAGTACGTATAATGATGTTGGTTGGTCACTTTCTTTCACTTGTTCGAAGTTCAAACCAGTTGTTGTCACTACTGCATTATTGCTGA